In Flavobacterium sp. GSB-24, the genomic window AATGCAAATGTTGAGGTTGTAGCGCCCGATTTTCATTTAGAAATTAAAATTTTAGCAGAAAAGCATCCATCAATTAAATTGACGGAAGCAAAGTTCAAAAAGAGAATGCTCAAAAAACGCCATATGGTAATCGCCTGTACAGATGATTTAAAGGTCAATAAAAGAGTGTACGATTTGTCTAGAAAGCGTTATTTAATTTGCAATATCGCCGATACGCCGGATTTATGTGATTATTATTTAGGAGGCATCGTTACGAAAGGAAATGTGAAAATCGCCATTTCGACCAATGGAAAATCGCCGACAACTGCCAAAAGGCTAAGAGAATTTTTCGAAGAAGTAATTCCCGACGATATTAATCAAATGGTAGAAAACCTAAATGAATACAGGAGAACCTTAAAAGGCAATTTTGAAGAAAAAGTGAAGAAGATGAATGAAATCACCGCTTCACTCAAAAATAGAGAGTAAAAATATCGCTTAGAAATGAATGATAAAAATCATTGTCAGTAGAATAAATTATTCGTTTCTTTGCACTATTAAGAATGATTATAAACAACAACATAATGATTAAAACAGATATACTTATAATTGGAGCAGGCCCAACAGGTTTATTTGCCGTATTCGAGGCAGGATTATTAAAATTAAAATGCCATATATTAGATGCTCTGCCTCAACCAGGAGGACAGCTTTCAGAATTATATCCAAAGAAACCAATTTATGATATCCCAGGATTTCCAGAAGTTTTAGCTGGAGATTTAGTGGATGGATTAATGGAGCAGATTAAACAGTTTGAGCCAGGTTTTACATTAGGTGAGCGTGCAGAAACAATCGAAAAACAAGAAGACGGAAGTTTCATTGTAACGTCAAACAAAGGAACTAAATTTCACGCGCCAGTTATAGCAATCGCAGGAGGTTTAGGAAGTTTTGAGCCTCGTAAACCACTTATTGAAGATATCGAGTTTTATGAAGATAAAGGAGTTAAATACTTCATCAAAAATCCAGAGAAATTCAGAGATAAAAGAGTAGTAATTGCAGGAGGAGGAGATTCAGCACTAGACTGGAGTATTTTCTTGGCAAATGTAGCTTCAGAAGTAACTTTAATTCACAGAAGAAACGAATTTAGAGGAGCTTTAGATTCTGTAGAAAAAGTACAGGAATTAAAATCAGCTGGGAAAATTAAATTAATCACTCCTGCAGAAGTTATCGGAATCAACGGTGCTGAGCATGTTGAGTCATTAGATATCGAAGAAAACGGAGCACACCGTAAAATCGAGTGTGATTATTTCATTCCACTTTTCGGATTAACTCCAAAATTAGGTCCAATTGGAGACTGGGGATTAGAAATCGAAAAAAATGCAATCAAAGTAAACAATGCACTAGATTACCAAACGAATATCCCGGGAATCTTCGCCATTGGAGACGTAAATACATACCCAGGAAAACTAAAACTAATCCTTTGCGGATTCCACGAAGCAACTTTAATGTGTCAAGCTGCTTACGGAATCATCAATCCAGGTAAAAAGTATGTATTAAAATATACAACAGTTTCTGGTGTAGACGGTTTCGACGGAACTCGTAAAGAAGCTCCAAAAGCAGTTGTTAAGGCAATAGTTTAATCGAAAGTGCTGATCCCGTCCCGAAATTTCGGGATCGGGACTAAGGGACTAAGGCGCTAAGGTTTTTATATACAAAGCTCAAACTTTTAGTTTGAGCTTTTTTAATTAATCCCAGAGGGATGAAATATTTATAGAAAAGAATTATTCGTTTGCAAAAGAGCTCCAGCGGAGCGAAATATATGTCGCTTCTCTGGAGCTTTTGTTGAGTTGGTAAATTGTTTTCTATAAATATTGCGCTCCTCTGGAGCTCGATTGTTTAAATTAAAAATCCTAAAAGAAAAACTTAGAACCTTAGCGACTTAGCCTCTCAGAACCTTAGAAAAAAACATTTGCAAATCGAAAGCCTATTTCATACCTTTGCACTGTTCTTAAAATTACTGTTAGTTATCACGAAAGGCGGAGGGATAGACCCAATGAAACCTTAGCAACCCTTTATCATAAAGAAGGTGCTAAATTCTACTTTATACGACATTTTCCAGTATTAAAGATAGATAACACAAATACATAACTCGTATTTCTCAAACTTTTCCTGACAACTTACAATAATTACTGAAACAGATTCTGTATCAGGAGCGAATCATTGGTGCATTTTTGCAGTCAATAGTTCCCGCTGTACACAAATATCTTTTATTCTGAACTCCAGAATAAAAGGATATTTGCTTCCATCGGGGCTAATTAGCATGCAATATTGCACTTTTGGAATTAGTGTGAAAAAAATATCGAAGGTTAAACTTCACAATCATAATAAAAAAACTTAGCATCTTAGAACCTCAGTATCTTAGAAGCTAAAGAAAAAAAGATATGGCAATTACGATACAAGAAGCAATAAAGAAAAATATCCTAATCCTTGACGGAGCAATGGGAACAATGTTGCAGCGCTATAATTTCTCCGAAGAAGATTTTAGAGGAGAGCGTTTCAAAGATTTTCCACATCCATTAAAAGGAAACAACGATTTATTATCCTTAACACAACCACAGGCGATCCGCGATGTGCACGCCGCTTATTTTGAAGCTGGTGCAGATATCGTAGAAACCAATACCTTTTCAGGAACGACAATCGGTATGGCCGATTATCATATGGAAGAT contains:
- a CDS encoding NAD(P)/FAD-dependent oxidoreductase, which produces MIKTDILIIGAGPTGLFAVFEAGLLKLKCHILDALPQPGGQLSELYPKKPIYDIPGFPEVLAGDLVDGLMEQIKQFEPGFTLGERAETIEKQEDGSFIVTSNKGTKFHAPVIAIAGGLGSFEPRKPLIEDIEFYEDKGVKYFIKNPEKFRDKRVVIAGGGDSALDWSIFLANVASEVTLIHRRNEFRGALDSVEKVQELKSAGKIKLITPAEVIGINGAEHVESLDIEENGAHRKIECDYFIPLFGLTPKLGPIGDWGLEIEKNAIKVNNALDYQTNIPGIFAIGDVNTYPGKLKLILCGFHEATLMCQAAYGIINPGKKYVLKYTTVSGVDGFDGTRKEAPKAVVKAIV
- a CDS encoding bifunctional precorrin-2 dehydrogenase/sirohydrochlorin ferrochelatase gives rise to the protein MEQNELYPIFLKLHNLNVLIVGGGNVGLEKLSFLLKSSPNANVEVVAPDFHLEIKILAEKHPSIKLTEAKFKKRMLKKRHMVIACTDDLKVNKRVYDLSRKRYLICNIADTPDLCDYYLGGIVTKGNVKIAISTNGKSPTTAKRLREFFEEVIPDDINQMVENLNEYRRTLKGNFEEKVKKMNEITASLKNRE